TGTCactttcttcctttctcttctcAAACTTTTAAAGCTATTTGTGCTTCACTTGGCACAGATTATACTCCATAAATCTCATTGTATTATTATATTCTCCCAACTCCCAAGCTtcaataaatcaaacaaaaaggtgtgTAGAACGTCTCATATACGAGTTTGTGGCTCTAAGAGTTTTTTTGTCTAATTGAAGGTTTCTCTTTGTCGTCTGTTAGATTTTGTACAAGCAGGTGAGTAAATAATGGAGAAGAACAACATGAGAGACGAGGTATGGAGTTCCTGGAGAGATGGAGACTTTCAAGAAGATGATGTATGGGATGTTCTTGATCATGGATATCAATCATCGTTTATGATTAGTAACCATACCACTAAACCTTGTTTCTCAACCCAAACTAATTTACTTCCAAGCGACCCAAGAATGATTCCGGAGAGGCAGAGGATAGGAGGAATGGCACCCATGAGACAACACTCGGCTCCTCTCAATGTCCCTGATTGGTCAATGGTTCAcccaaagaagacaaaaaagaaagttgACCATGATGATAATGTGTCACCGGAGGAATATTTTATGGGACGCAGTCGATCATCGTCGTCTTCGGTTATGGAGGGAGTTGGACGGAAATTGAAAGGAAG
The sequence above is a segment of the Camelina sativa cultivar DH55 chromosome 10, Cs, whole genome shotgun sequence genome. Coding sequences within it:
- the LOC104717540 gene encoding uncharacterized protein LOC104717540 yields the protein MEKNNMRDEVWSSWRDGDFQEDDVWDVLDHGYQSSFMISNHTTKPCFSTQTNLLPSDPRMIPERQRIGGMAPMRQHSAPLNVPDWSMVHPKKTKKKVDHDDNVSPEEYFMGRSRSSSSSVMEGVGRKLKGRELSKVRNAILKQTGFLE